From the Oxalobacter vibrioformis genome, the window ACCGGCAAAATGAGCCGCAACACCGGCGATATCCTCAGCCGTCATGGCCTGAACCGTGGCACCTGATGTGGTTTGCATGGCAGAAGCCCCCAAACGCGGGCCACCGCTCTCAATATGGCCTGCATGCACACCACAATGGCTTATCTGCACGACCAGGCGGCTTTTACTGGCATGAACCTGCTCGACTATCTGGCGTAATCCGGGGACAAACTGATCGTCATACGCCCTGATCATCTGCGCATTAATGGGCGAATTGGCATCAACCGCGACCATGCCGGTGATGATGATGCCCACGCCGCCTTTTGCCAGGGTTTCGTATATCCGGGCATATTCCGGATTGTAATCCCCCTTTGCATGATGTGAAAACTCAAACGTGGCGCTCCGGACGATGCGGTTTTGCGTGGCAATGCCGCCAAGACTGATCGGGTCATGCAGGGTTTTCATCGTTTTCTCCTCATATTCAAAGTTGGTCAAAAGCAGCCAGCATTTCCATAATCTGCTGGTGGTCTTTTCCCAGCTTGTGGCGGATATTTTCCTGTGCCGCTTTCCAGAGCAGCGTGCCTTGGGCAAGCGTATTCCTGCCGTTTTCCGTCAGATGCAACCGACGGCTGCGGCTGTTTTTCGGAGCACCGTCAGCGATACAGCCTGCCTTGATGAGGGGCTTCAGTGTACGAACCAGTGTGCTTTTTTCCAAGCTGACAGCCTCAGCCAGTTGGCCGGTGCCGCATCCTTGAATCCGGTTTAGCGCAACCAGCAGGGAAAACTGGTTTGCTGTCAGTCCGGTTGCTGCCAGCACCTCAGCGTAATAGCCGGTGATCCGGTTTGCTGCCCGCCGCATTCGTATGCAGTAGCATGGGCTGACGGTTGTCTCTTCTGCCGGATTCATGCCTTGCCTCCTTCAAATGATGTATATACACCATATGATAAATTATACAGGCTTGTCAACATGCTAAAGCGGGAAAATACCGAAATAAGCGCGGGATATAAAATTAATAAATTAAATTAAAAAGCGATTTTATTTACTTGTTTTATTTAAAATTTAAATAAAACGCATGCGCGTATCATTATCCGCAACCTTCATTAATCATCTTTGCGGCTTTGCACGCGTTCGATTACGAGCAGCAGCCCGATACCGGCTCCCATAATGGCTGCCGTAATGACCAGAATGGATGAGTAACTGCCTGTGGCTGTTACCAGATAGCCCGTGATCGCCGGGGCGATAATCTGGGCCACACCGTAACTCAGGGTCAGTTTTGCCATGGCTCTGGCCGGGTCATTCGGGTAGATACGGCCCACAATAGCCAGTGTCAGGCTGACAATGCCCATCCATGCGCTCATCAGAATGGCGCTGGCAAAACCGGCCCATGCCGAATCACTGAATACCGGCAGCAAAATGGAAACCGTCTGTACGATGAAGGCATAAATCAGCGTCCGGTTTTCTCCCAGGCGGCCCGCTACCTTGTCCCAGATAGTGCAGGCAGGTGCCGCGGCAGCCCCCACAACGATCCAGACCATGCTTCCCCTCCCCTCAAAAAACGGGGATGCCTCAAGAATGGAAACGATGTAGGTGGCGGAAATGACAAAGCCGAAACCGGCACAGAAATACATCAGGTTAAACAGGATCGACCATGTCCTGTCCGGCACAGGGTACTGCACCTGCCTTGATGAAAAGACGATTGCTTCCGGCTGCGGCATGAACAGCCAGGCAGGAACGAAGAAAAAGAGTCCCAGAACTGCCAGGCCGATCCACTGCTGATCCCAGGTGAGCCGTCCCGACATCCAGCCAACCGCAATGCCGGATACCACAATACCGAGACCCAGCCCGATAAGGTGAACCCCCAGTTGCGGCTTGAATCCTTTTCGCAGCAGCCAGTTCATTACGAGCCCGGAAGCCAGCAGAAGACCGGCAATGCTGGAAATCCCCGACAGGTATCGCAGGACAAGCCAGATAACCACATTGGTGGTAAATCCCATCGAAAATGTCGTGACAAGCGCTGTAACGAGCCCGATGCGGTAAAGCGTGTATTTGAATCTCAGGTTGCTGCTCCATGCCGCCAGCAATGCCCCGCTCAGGTAACCGGCATAATTCAGGGCGGCCAGCCATCCGCCCTGAATGTCCGTCAGGGGGATTCCCGCAGCATGATCGGCAAGAGCGGCGTATAGGCAAAGCGAGCCAGCCCCACGCTTAAAATCAGGGCAAACAGGCCAGCGCAGATGACCTTGAAATATTCCGTTCTGGTGGGACGGGTAATGGCAATACCGGGTGTACTCATAAATGGCTTCTGGTTTTACTGATATCCAGTTTATTCAGTTTGAGCATGTCATGCTTTCGATAGTATGACAAATACTATCTATAAAACGACATATCGCAAAAACCATGAAAAAACGCCATGAATGAAACAGGCTCCGTATCCCTGAAATGAAGACATTTCCCTTCGGTGTTTCTTTACGATCTAACTGCCTCTAATCGATCAGCACGCTGAAGAAGCTGTCTGTACCGGCCAGGATGACGAAAGAATTGCGAATGAGCGGGGGAGTTGTCCTGGATATACAAAATGGCACTGTCCGTCTGAAAATACACAAAAAAGAAGGACAATCCGTCACCCTGAAGTTTTCGTCCGGAGACTATAAAAAGCTGACAGGCAAACTGGTGTCATCGGATCAGTGGGCCAACATCCGGTTAGACCAGATCACGATGCCTGATGGCGGGTGATCCTTGGGCGGGTGATTTTGAGGTGACGCTAACGCTCAGCCGGTAACACCGGTGAAAAGCAAAAAGCAGGACATCACTGTCCTGCTTTTTTATTAAAAATCAACCCGGTCATTGCGCATGAAAGAGCGGGGTGATCGCAAGGAAAAAGACGTTTTACCGGCTCAGGTCGACCACCACCCTGCCCTGCATATTGCCTTCCATGATCTTCTCGGCATAGGCAATCGATTCGTCAAGGCTGATCATGTTGCCGATCTGTTTGAGCTTGGCCGGGTCCAGATCCTGTGCCAGGCGCCGCCATGCCTCAATACGCTCTTCACGCGGGCACATCACACTGTCAACACCAGCCAGGGTAACGCCGCGCAGGATAAACGGGGCTACGGTAGACGGGAACTCCATCCCCCCGGCCAGGCCGCATGCGGCAATCACACCGCGGTATTTCATGGTGGCGCAGATATTGGCAAGGGTATGGCCGCCGACCACATCAATAGCGGCAGCCCAGCGCTCACGTCCAAGCGGACGGCCCGGGGAGTCAAATTCCGAACGCGGCAGGATTTCCCTGGCGCCAAGCCCGGAAAGGAAAAAGCCTCTTTCCGCGTCACGGCCGGAAACTGCCACCACCTCATAGCCCAGCTTGGACAGAATGGAAACGGCAATGCTGCCCACACCGCCGGATGCGCCTGTAACCACCACCTCGCCCTTGTCCGGTGTGATACCCAGTTGTTCAAGACGTATGATGCAAAGCATGGCCGTATAGCCGGCTGTGCCGATGGACATGGCCTGCAAGGGGGTGAATTCTTTTGGAAGCGGAATCAGCCACTCTCCTTTCAGACGGGTTTTTTCAGCCAGGCCGCCCCAGTGGTTTTCGCCAACACCCCAGCCATTCAAAATAACGGTGTCTCCGGGCTTATACAGCGGGTTTTCGGAGCTTTCCACCACACCAACCAGGTCAATACCGGGCACCATCGGAAAGCGACGTACAACAGGGCCTTTTCCGGTAATGGCGAGGGCATCCTTGTAGTTCAGGGTAGAAAAGATGTTTTTGACTACCACATCACCTTCTGGCAGCTGGTCTTCTGAAATTTCTTTCACAGCAGCACGGTAGCCTGAATCATCTTTTTCTATGAGTATGCCTCGAAACATCGCTTTCTCCTTATGGTGTCGATCAATCAATAAAAGTCAGACCTTTTTCAAGCCGTCAAAAAAGGTTTGGGTAAATAAATCAAGCGGTGCAACACTTTGTTCCAGCCCCGCCTGCAATACGGCACCTTCCCACCCTGTCCAGAAAAAAGCGGCCATCCGGACACAGTCCACATGCGGGGAAATTTCCCCGGCTTCCTGCGCGGCCAGCAGTACTGCCGCGACTCGCGCCTTCCAGTCAGCGAAAATGGCGGTAAGCCCTTCCCGGAAACTGTCGGGCAAAACCGGGATTTCCTGCCCGAGCTTGCCAACCAGGCAGCCGCGCCTGAACCGGTATTTTGCCATACCTTCCCTGGCATCTTCCACAAAAGCCTGCAGCCGTGCCATCGGGGTATTGGCCGTATGACTGAAATGCTTTTCCAGCTTGTGCGCAAAAAAATCGCCGTATTGCCGGATAAGCTCCAGCCCGAAAGCTTCCTTGCTCTTGAAGTAATAATAAAACGAGCCTTTGGGCACCCCGGCCTGTTTCAGTATCTCATCCAGCCCGGATGCCGAAAAGCCCTTCTCCGTGACAATCTCAAGACCGGTGCGCAACAGCAAATCGCGCGTTTGAAGCGGCTTGGGCTGTTTTGGCGGACGCCCTCTTCGTTTCGGCACGGGTGTGTCGTATTGCATAGCCATATATTAGACCGATCGTCTATAAAAAGTCAAACAGGTCATTGACACCCGATGAAGGCCTCTGGATTGAGGCTATACTGATACCTGACATCCAACCGGACAGATCCGCCATGAAACATCTCAACAAACGTGCGGCCTGTGGCGTATGGTGCCTGGCAGATACCACGACCCTGATAACCGATGATGCCGCCACTACCCGCATCCGTTATTCAACAGGCTATCCGGGGCTGGATGCGCTCATGAATGCGGAAAATCCGGGGCATACCGAGGGTGTTGAGCGGTTTTGTTCTGACAATGGAAAGGATTGCGACGAATATGAGTGGGAACGGGATGTCGGTTTTCGCATTACGCCGACGGTATCTCCAGGCGATGCTTCCACGATTCGATAGCGCCGGTTTCCAGTCTTCTTGCCAGTGTCTGCTTCCAGCTCTCTGAAAGCGTTTCTGTTTCCATGAGGCGCCGCCAGATGACAGGATCATGAGCGGGGGCGGCATGTTCATTGCCAAACATGATGAACATGGCTTCTTTGATGCTGATATTGCTGCCCTGTGCTGCCAGGGAAAAAGGCATGTCGTTGCTGACCATGCCGGTTTTCAATACCCGGTACAGCCATCCGCAACATGCCTGTTGCTGCATGATCAGGGCAAGCCCTGGCCAGTCAAGATGCATGTCAAGCCGGTAACAGGGGGAACGGGGCTGGCTTACCTGTATGAGTGCCTCGCCCCAACTGAAGATATCGCCAATATGGACATCACCTTCGTCAAAACCGGCAACAGACAGGTTTTCCCCGAATAAAGCCGGCTCAAAGCGGGCACTGTGTTCCGGAATACGTTTTTTCCACCAGTCATAATGCGCCGGGGGATACTGCAGCAAAGCACGATCCGGCCCGCCATGATGCCGCTTCATTTCCTGCTCATCGCTGGCAAGACCTGTAGGGGTGAGCATCAACGGCAGCATTATTTCTGATTTGCCGATAGCGCTTGTTAACCCGTTGGCATAGGTTTTTACCCTGCCGCTGAAAACCCGCAGTTTGCGCATGCCTTCCAGTTCCGTTTCAGTTTTTCCTGAAAAGCAGCGCACCGATAAACAGGCCGGCGACACCAGCGATTGCCAGGCTTTTCAAGGGGTGTTTCCTGACAAGGGATGCGGTTTTTTCAGCACAGGTGGTAATGCGCTCCGTCAAGGCCAGGCTATGCACGAAACAGGCTGCCTCATCCCCGTCTTCCTTTCCGCACAGGATACGGCATGGCGTCGGGAAGGCACCAAGCCCGCATGGCCCTTTTTCACTGGCACTGTTATCCAGGGATTCAATCCGGATAATCCGTGCGGTGTTTTCTTCAGTAGTGGATGTCATGTCTTTATTCTTTTCGAAGTTTTTCTTTTCCATCAATGCTTCACACTGGCCGGATGAAGCATGATTTCCATATCCGCCTGCGGCGAATTGCTGACCGGCTGGATGCCAAACTGCTCAACGAGCAACTGTAATACATTATCCGTCATAAATTGCGGCAAAGTCGGTCCCAGGCGAATGCCGCGAATACCCAGTGAAAGCAGCGTCAGCAAAATGGCGACCGCTTTTTGCTCGTACCAGGACAGCACAAGAGAAAGCGGCAGATCATTCACCTCGCAGCCAAAGGCATCCGCCAGCGCCTGTGCAATCAGGATAGCACTATAGGCATCATTGCACTGGCCGATATCCAGAAGACGAGGAATCCCTTCAATTTCTCCCAGATCACGATCAAAAAAGCGGAACTTCCCGCAGGCAAGCGTCAGGACCAACGTATCAGATGGCGCATTTTCCACAAACTCCGTGTAGTAATTGCGACCGGGCCTGGCGCCGTCACAGCCGCCCACCAGGAAAAAATGACGGATTGCCCCTGATTTTACCTTTTCCACAATGTTTTCAGCCAGTCCCAGGACGGCATGGTGCGCAAACCCTGTCATGACGCTTTTTTTGCGGAAAAGCCGAAGCCGCTTCTTCCGTATACCCTTCAAGCGCCAGTGCCCGTTCGATGACAGCGGAAAAATCGCCGTTTTTGACATAGGCAACACCAGGCCAGCCAACAAGACCTGTCGTAAAGACATTATTGATATAGTCCGGCCCGGGGCGCTGGATACAGTTGGTTGTAAACAGGATGGCGCCGGGAAAGCGCGGCATTTCTGTCTGCTGGTTTTGCCATGCCGTGCCAAAATGCCCTGCCAGATGGGCAAAGCGTTTCAGCTCAGGGTATCCATGTGCCGGCAGCATCTCGCCATGGGTATAGATATTGATGCCTTTTCCTTCCGTCTGCACCAGCAGGTCGTACAAATCCTTCAGGTCATGCCCCGTAACAAGGATGGCCTTTCCCGCCCTGGGAGACAGGGAGACACTGGCGGGTTCCGGATGTCTGTAAGTGCCCGTATTGGCCGTATCCAGCAGTTTCATAGCTGCCAGATTGCTTTTCCCGCATGCCATGACGGCATCAACCCATTCAGGGAGCGCCGGATTGGCGCCATCAAACCCCATTGCCAGCCCCTTGAACAGATCCAGATACAGCGCCTCATCTTCATGGCCCAGGATCGCAGCATGATCCACATAGGCGGCTACCCCTTTCAAGCCATATAACAGCGTCTGTGCCAGGGAATGGCAATCCGGGTCATCCGCCAGCTTTTGCGTTGATACCAGATTGGCCTGCCGGATCAACCCGGCCCGCTTGTCTGCCGGCTGGAAAACGCTGACAGGCAGCGATGAGGCGGAATCATGCGGCGACATCATCCGGTTTCTGCTTTCTGCCACCTCATGAAGTATGGCTGTCAGCGCCGCTGGATCGAAATTGACATTGGTGAGCGTGGAAAAAAGCGCACGGGCACAGAGCCGCCCGGCTTCCTTTATGTCATGGCCTTTTGCCGACGCGTCCAATCCGGCAACAGCCAGTCCCCTCAGGGTATACACGATCAAGTCCTGCAAAGTCGCCACTTCCGGGTTTTTCCCGCATACCCCTGCTGCAATGCAGCCCGTGACAGGCAGGGTTTGTTCACACTGGTTACAAAACATGATGGGTTCCTTTCTGTTTCATTGTCATCCAGCTTATCAATGCGGCAATGGCGTAAAAACCCCTATCGAAAGGGGGTCTTCTGCTGTTTTTTCCATAAAAATAGCCCATAACCTTGTCATGGGCTTTGCGGTAAGACGAGAAAGTGGCGTTTAGGTTTAGGCTTAGTCTAGTGCAGGGCCGCCGTTTCCCGTAATTGTCTTTCAGCCAGGTGATGGCCTGTGCGATCCGGTTGCTCTGGCTATCCAGCGTATTGACCATGCGCATGAAGCCGCCCTGCGGCCCGATCAGCATGCGGTAATGGATTTCCCGGATGATCATGGGCGAAAGCACAGGTATCTGGTCCGGCTTTTCCAGCAATTCCAGAAGCCGCAGGAAAGCATCGAGCACATCCGGATCGACTCGGGCAATGGAGATGTTTTTTTCATCTTCATCCGATTCCAGCCTCGTCTGGGGCAAAATCTCTGCCGCCAGCTGGGTGGCCAGGAATTTGTCCACATTCAGCGCCATCACCAGAAAAGGCTTTTCCGGTGACGCTTCATAAACATAAAATGGAGAGTATCGTATCTGTTGTTAAGGGGAACAAGTGGCCGCATTCTGCACCCACATGGGCGGGCTGGGGCAGTATTTTGCCCATTTTGAAAAACAGGCATCCCCTGCCTCGGTTCTGGAAGGAGTAGACATCTTCAAGCCAACACGCAGCAAGGCGGCAGCAACGGACGCGGAACTTGAAACATGGCTGGATAAATTGCTGCAATCATAGCCCAGAAAGCATCAGAAAATCGATGAAAAAAAAGGGAAGGAAAGGGATTCTTGCGCTGCTTGTCGCCGCAGGCACAATGATGCTGGGCGCATGCGCCATTATGAGCCAGAGCAAATTCGGCAGGCATCCGGAAGGAGAACATCTGGCGTTTGCCGAAAAGTCTCCGCACTATGTAGAGGGAGAGTTCAAAAATCTTACCCCTACCCCGATGTTTACGGATGACAGCACGGTTGTTTCCGTTTTGTTAAAGAGCCTTTTTACCAGCAAGGAAAGGCCAGTGCCCAAAGGCCCTGTCCCCTCCGCCAAGACCGATCTGCACGCCCTTTCCCGGGATAAAGACGTGGTTATCTGGCTGGGACATTCCTCCTATTACATGCAGCTTGGGGGCAAATGCATCCTCATCGACCCCGTACTGAGTCCCTACGCCAGCCCCTTTTCCTTTACCAACCGGGCATTTGAGGAAAGCAATGTCTATTCTCCTGAAGACATACCAGATATCGATTACCTGCTGATTTCGCATGACCACTGGGACCACCTCGATTATGAGACGGTGATGGCGCTAAAGCCGCGTGTCAAACGTGTCATCACCGGGCTGGGCGTCGGTTCTCACCTGGATTATTGGGGATATCCCAAGCACAAGATCCGTGAGGCGGACTGGTATACCGCGCTTGAGTTGGAAGACGGCATGCGCATCCACATCCTCCCGGCCCGCCATTTTTCCGGACGCGGACTCACACGCAACAAGACCCTCTGGGTGAGCTTTGCCCTGGAGTCGCCCGGCAGGCGGATTTACTTTAGCGGTGATACCGGCTATGGCCCCCATCTTGCCGAAATCGGCAACCGGTTTGACGGATTCGATCTTGCCATCCTGGAAAACGGCCAGTATGACAAACGCTGGGCAACCATCCACATGATGCCGGAAGAAACCGCGCAGGCGGCTGTTGAACTCAAGGCAAAGGCCCTGCTTCCCGCCCATTCGGGCAAATTTTCCATTTCATACCATGCCTGGGATGACCCTTTCATCCGGATAGCCAAAGCCAGCGAAGACAAGCCTTACCGGCTGCTGACGCCAGTGATCGGTGACAGGGTGGACCTTGAAGACGAAACCCAGCTTTTCCCATACTGGTGGGAAGGCATGGAATAACATCCCCCTTCGTGAGTCAATGGCAAGCCGGTCAAATTTCTTGCGCAATGCTGGAAAAAGCAGCTCACAAGGTTGAGATATCGCATATCGCGCCCTGGCATACTCAATATACTCATCCGGACATTATCAGGTTTCGTACTGCCGCTTCCGGATTCCTTTTTCCTCGCCCGTTATCTTGCTGCTAGCTTTTGTTTTATCCCAAAAGGCATCCTGAAGCATTTTACGTGTTGCAGCATCTCAAATAGCCTGTGTTGGCAGCTGTCGGAAACACTTGGAGAACGAATATGAAAAACATGAAAATTGGCTCCAGACTGATCCTGGGTTTTTTGGTTGTTATTGCGCTTCTGATCGGTATGGCAGGAACTGGCGTCTTTGAAATGCGCTTGATAAACCAGGGCATAGAAAACATGATGGAAAATACCATCAGTGTAGAACGCCGGGCACGTGAATGGGCAAGAGCCGCCGCGTCACAAGGCGCGACCGTTTGTGCACTGTCTTATGCGACCGAACCGGAAATGCTTCAGCATTTTGTCACCACATACCTCGGCTACCGTAAAGTCATCGACGATGAGATGAAATATATTTACGAATCCTCCCTCACAAAAGAAGAAGAAGACATGCTCAAGGATATCGAGGGAAAGCGCACCGCCTTCCGTGACGTCGCGATGACGCTGTTCAAGCTGAAAAACGTCAGCCCAACGGGAGAATTGCTTGGCGAGCACCCGCCTTTTTCAGAAGTAAAGGAACATCTCCTGACGAAAGTCATACCGGCAAGAGATGCCTATGTCAAAGCCGTCGATAATTTCCGCGACTTTGGAATCAAAAAATCGTACGAACAGGAAACAAGCATGTATGCGGGCTATCGCCGGGCGCTTATCATCATGATCGTTATTTCAATTGCTGCCGTTTTAGTCGCCCTCATCATGGCATGGCGGCTGACAGTTGGTATCACTCGTCCGCTTGATAACGCGCTGAAAGTGGCAGAGACGGTTGCCTCCGGTGATCTGACCAGCCATATCGAGGTCAGCAGCACGGATGAAACCGGGCGGCTCATGCAGGCGCTGAAAAACATGAATGAATGCCTGTTTGAAGCGATTGTCCAGGTGCGCCAGAGTGCAGAAACCATCGCCACCGCGTCTTCTGAAATTGCGTCAGGCAACCAGGATCTCTCTGCCCGGACCGAAGAGCAGGCCAGTTCACTTGAGCAAACCGCATCCAGCATGGAAGAGATTACCACCACAGTACGCCAGAATGGCGACAATGCAAAGCAGGCCAACCAGTTGGCCTCCCAGGCGGCGGAGGTGGCAACACGCGGTGGAGAAGCGGCAAGGCATGTCGCCCACACCATGAACGACATATCCGAATCCTCCAGCAAGATTGTCGACATCATCAGCGTGATCGATGGCATCGCTTTTCAGACCAATATCCTGGCCTTAAATGCCGCCGTGGAAGCTGCCCGTGCAGGCGAACAGGGACGAGGCTTTGCCGTGGTGGCAACCGAAGTGCGGAGTCTTGCCCAGCGCAGTGCGACAGCAGCACGCGAAATCAAGAATCTCATTGATGATTCTGTCCACAAGGTTTCGACCGGCACCGAGCTTGTCAATAACGCAGTCGACACCATGCTGGAGATCGGGGAAAGCATTACCCGGGTCAATGACATCATGAACGAAATTACCATAGCCACCCAGGAGCAGGTACAGGGTATTGAGCAGATAAACCTGGCTGTAAGCGAAATGGATACTACCGCGCAGCAGAATGCGGCACTGGTTGAAGAAGCTGCCGCTGCTGCGGAGAGCCTGCAGGATCAGGCCAAAACCCTTGTCGGCGTCGTAAACCTGTTTAATATTGGCGGCAAGCGCATGCATATTGACACGCATTCCTCCCATGCCAAAAAGAAAGCGGCTGCACCGGCCCGGCAGTTGAGTTCACCTCCCAAGAAAACATCCTCAGGCACACATTCTGATATCCCGGCCTCGGAAAACAGTGAGGATTGGGACGAATTCTGACTCCCCCCGGATCTACCAAAAAAACCGCCAGTACCTCATGAACTGACGGTTTTTTTGTGGAACCCATCGAAAAAACACCAGGGATCCTTATCAAGGATAAACTTTAATAACATATTGTTTTGCAATCAAAACGCATGTGAATTAATTTGGAGTAATCAAACCGTTTTCCCGGGGTAAAAAGCGGCAACACAGCATCCACACAGAATTTCCCGCTGCTGATAAAGTCAGGGCATAAATAACAAACAGGCTGCCTGTTGTTCATAACCGGATGTTTTAAAAACCTGTTCCCCCGGCTCCCTTTGCCATCCGCATTGACTATCCTTCCCTCACCATCAATTGACAATGATTATCATTTGCATTGATAATTCCTTTTTGTATTACCGTTTTCCGACTCCCCTGATGCAGCAGATATCCCCCTTGTTTTTCCGTTCATTTCCCCGACGTGCAAAGGCGGCACTGGTAGCCAGTGTCCTCTGTTCTATGGCGCTTTTAGCCGGGTGCAAGCCATCTGACAAGCCGGCTGCCGCTGTTCCGGCAAATGGCACGATCCCAAAAACCGTCGTGGTGTTTGATCTCGCCTCCTTAGATACGCTTAAAGCGCTCGATGTGGAAATCACCGGCGTTCCCGCCTTTACTTACCCGCCTGCCCTGGCAGACTATTCCAGTGACCGGTACGAGAAAGTCGGCTCGCTGTTTGAGCCGGATTATGAAGCGGTCAATGCCCTGGCCCCCGATCTCATCATTGTGGGAGGCCGTTCGTCACCCAAATATGCCGATCTGGCCAAAATAGCGCCGACCATTGACCTGCCTGTCGATATCAAGCATTTCAAATCGAGCGTTTTTGCCAATATCCGGACACTGGCGCAGCGTTTCGGAAAAGTCACGCAAGCCGAAGCCAAAATCCAGGCGCTGGAAAAATCCATCGCAGAACTCAAAACGAAAACGGCTGATAAAGGAAAAGGTCTGCTGATTCTCACGACAGGTGGCCGGATCAGCGCTTATGGGTCCGGTTCCCGTTTTGGTGTCATACACGACGAATATGGAGTCTCTGCCGCTGCCCCCGGCATCAGTGAAGGAAACCATGGGCAGCCGGTGTCGTTTGAATTTATCCGGCAGGTTGATCCGGACTGGCTCTTTGTCGTGGACAGGGATGCCGCCATCGGCAAGAAAGGCGTATCGGCAAAACAGCTGCTGGATAATGAACTGATCAGGAATACCAGGGCATGGAAGAGAAACCAGGTGGTTTACCTTGATCCGGCCGGCTGGTATCTCATTGGCGGCGGCCTTGGCGCCATGCAGAAAAATGTGAATGACCTGCTGGAAACCTTCGAAGCAAAGCGCTAAAGCGCGTTGCGAGGGCAGTTGATGAAAAACGGGCTTCCAGGCAAAACGATCATCCTTTCCACAAAAAGCCGTACCGCCGTGGATAAATCATCCGAGCGGATTGCGGCCTCAAAGCGTGTCCTGCTGTTTCTGCTTGCCTGCCTTTTTGTCGCGGGTCTTGCCGTTGTCAGCCTCTTTGTCGGCGCCAGCGATGTCTCCCCTTCGGTCTTCTTTTCCTCAGGCAGCAGTCAGGCGCTGGAAGTGTTGATGATCAGCCGCATCCCGCGGACAATCGCCCTGTTGCTGGCGGGCATGTCCATGGCAGTTGCCGGCGCCATTATGCAGATGCTGGCACGTAACCGTTTTGTCGATCCTTCCACCACCGGCACGGTTGAATCAGCCACGCTAGGCATCCTTGTCATCATGCTGTTTGCGCCGGAAATGCCCGTCATGGGAAAAATGCTGTCCGCCTCGGTCTTTGCGCTTGCCGGCAGCGCCCTCTTCATGCTGGTTCTCAAGCGGATTCCCCTGCGTTCTCCCCTTATTTTGCCGCTTGTCGGTATCCTGCTTGGCCGGATCGTCAATGCAATTACCACTTTCATCGCCTACCGGTATGACTTTATCCAGTCCCTTTCCGCATGGACAACCGGAGATTTCTCAGGGGTACTGCGCGGCCGGTATGAGCTGCTCTGGCTCTCCTTTGCACTTAGCATAATCGCCTATATTGCCGC encodes:
- a CDS encoding MarR family winged helix-turn-helix transcriptional regulator, whose product is MNPAEETTVSPCYCIRMRRAANRITGYYAEVLAATGLTANQFSLLVALNRIQGCGTGQLAEAVSLEKSTLVRTLKPLIKAGCIADGAPKNSRSRRLHLTENGRNTLAQGTLLWKAAQENIRHKLGKDHQQIMEMLAAFDQL
- a CDS encoding YbfB/YjiJ family MFS transporter — encoded protein: MPLTDIQGGWLAALNYAGYLSGALLAAWSSNLRFKYTLYRIGLVTALVTTFSMGFTTNVVIWLVLRYLSGISSIAGLLLASGLVMNWLLRKGFKPQLGVHLIGLGLGIVVSGIAVGWMSGRLTWDQQWIGLAVLGLFFFVPAWLFMPQPEAIVFSSRQVQYPVPDRTWSILFNLMYFCAGFGFVISATYIVSILEASPFFEGRGSMVWIVVGAAAAPACTIWDKVAGRLGENRTLIYAFIVQTVSILLPVFSDSAWAGFASAILMSAWMGIVSLTLAIVGRIYPNDPARAMAKLTLSYGVAQIIAPAITGYLVTATGSYSSILVITAAIMGAGIGLLLVIERVQSRKDD
- a CDS encoding LSM domain-containing protein, with translation MSGGVVLDIQNGTVRLKIHKKEGQSVTLKFSSGDYKKLTGKLVSSDQWANIRLDQITMPDGG
- the acuI gene encoding acrylyl-CoA reductase (NADPH), whose translation is MFRGILIEKDDSGYRAAVKEISEDQLPEGDVVVKNIFSTLNYKDALAITGKGPVVRRFPMVPGIDLVGVVESSENPLYKPGDTVILNGWGVGENHWGGLAEKTRLKGEWLIPLPKEFTPLQAMSIGTAGYTAMLCIIRLEQLGITPDKGEVVVTGASGGVGSIAVSILSKLGYEVVAVSGRDAERGFFLSGLGAREILPRSEFDSPGRPLGRERWAAAIDVVGGHTLANICATMKYRGVIAACGLAGGMEFPSTVAPFILRGVTLAGVDSVMCPREERIEAWRRLAQDLDPAKLKQIGNMISLDESIAYAEKIMEGNMQGRVVVDLSR
- the acuR gene encoding acrylate utilization transcriptional regulator AcuR is translated as MQYDTPVPKRRGRPPKQPKPLQTRDLLLRTGLEIVTEKGFSASGLDEILKQAGVPKGSFYYYFKSKEAFGLELIRQYGDFFAHKLEKHFSHTANTPMARLQAFVEDAREGMAKYRFRRGCLVGKLGQEIPVLPDSFREGLTAIFADWKARVAAVLLAAQEAGEISPHVDCVRMAAFFWTGWEGAVLQAGLEQSVAPLDLFTQTFFDGLKKV
- a CDS encoding MOSC domain-containing protein → MRKLRVFSGRVKTYANGLTSAIGKSEIMLPLMLTPTGLASDEQEMKRHHGGPDRALLQYPPAHYDWWKKRIPEHSARFEPALFGENLSVAGFDEGDVHIGDIFSWGEALIQVSQPRSPCYRLDMHLDWPGLALIMQQQACCGWLYRVLKTGMVSNDMPFSLAAQGSNISIKEAMFIMFGNEHAAPAHDPVIWRRLMETETLSESWKQTLARRLETGAIESWKHRLEIPSA
- a CDS encoding glycine zipper domain-containing protein, with the protein product MTSTTEENTARIIRIESLDNSASEKGPCGLGAFPTPCRILCGKEDGDEAACFVHSLALTERITTCAEKTASLVRKHPLKSLAIAGVAGLFIGALLFRKN
- a CDS encoding anaerobic carbon-monoxide dehydrogenase catalytic subunit, which translates into the protein MTGFAHHAVLGLAENIVEKVKSGAIRHFFLVGGCDGARPGRNYYTEFVENAPSDTLVLTLACGKFRFFDRDLGEIEGIPRLLDIGQCNDAYSAILIAQALADAFGCEVNDLPLSLVLSWYEQKAVAILLTLLSLGIRGIRLGPTLPQFMTDNVLQLLVEQFGIQPVSNSPQADMEIMLHPASVKH
- the hcp gene encoding hydroxylamine reductase; amino-acid sequence: MFCNQCEQTLPVTGCIAAGVCGKNPEVATLQDLIVYTLRGLAVAGLDASAKGHDIKEAGRLCARALFSTLTNVNFDPAALTAILHEVAESRNRMMSPHDSASSLPVSVFQPADKRAGLIRQANLVSTQKLADDPDCHSLAQTLLYGLKGVAAYVDHAAILGHEDEALYLDLFKGLAMGFDGANPALPEWVDAVMACGKSNLAAMKLLDTANTGTYRHPEPASVSLSPRAGKAILVTGHDLKDLYDLLVQTEGKGINIYTHGEMLPAHGYPELKRFAHLAGHFGTAWQNQQTEMPRFPGAILFTTNCIQRPGPDYINNVFTTGLVGWPGVAYVKNGDFSAVIERALALEGYTEEAASAFPQKKRHDRVCAPCRPGTG